One region of Moraxella sp. ZY210820 genomic DNA includes:
- a CDS encoding ribose-phosphate pyrophosphokinase, translating to MPNLVVFSGTANPQFVEKVVEHLHIPLGAASVSRFSDGEIAVEISENVRGKDVFIVQSTCAPTNDNLMEILVMADALRRASAGRITAVIPYFGYARQDRRPRSARVPITAKVVADMLTTVGIDRVVMIDLHADQIQGFFDIPVDNIYGTPVLLADLRQQSHDNLMVVSPDVGGVVRARAVAKQLGDIDLAIIDKRRQKANESQVMHLIGDVKDRDCVIVDDMVDTAGTLCKAADALKQFGARRVVAYATHPVLSGKALDNLKNSVIDELVVTDTIPLSEEAKALGKIRQVSVSSMVAETIRRINNEESISAMFDSYL from the coding sequence ATGCCCAATCTTGTTGTTTTTAGTGGAACAGCTAATCCACAATTCGTTGAAAAAGTCGTAGAACACTTACATATTCCTTTAGGTGCTGCATCTGTTAGTCGCTTTTCCGATGGTGAAATTGCCGTTGAAATTAGTGAAAATGTACGTGGTAAAGATGTCTTTATTGTTCAATCTACCTGTGCCCCAACCAATGATAACCTAATGGAAATCTTGGTCATGGCTGATGCTTTACGTCGTGCCAGTGCAGGTCGCATTACCGCAGTGATTCCTTATTTTGGTTATGCTCGTCAAGACCGCCGTCCACGTTCCGCTCGTGTACCAATTACCGCAAAAGTTGTTGCAGATATGCTAACAACCGTTGGTATAGACCGTGTGGTTATGATTGACTTACACGCAGACCAAATTCAAGGTTTCTTCGATATTCCTGTTGATAATATTTATGGTACACCAGTATTACTTGCCGATTTACGCCAACAATCACATGATAATTTAATGGTTGTTTCTCCAGATGTCGGTGGTGTGGTGCGTGCTCGTGCTGTAGCTAAACAATTAGGTGATATTGATCTCGCAATTATTGATAAACGCCGTCAAAAAGCCAATGAATCTCAAGTCATGCACTTGATTGGTGATGTAAAAGACCGTGATTGTGTCATTGTAGATGATATGGTTGATACTGCTGGTACATTATGTAAAGCTGCTGATGCTCTAAAACAATTTGGTGCAAGACGTGTTGTTGCTTATGCAACTCATCCAGTGTTATCAGGTAAAGCATTAGACAATCTTAAAAATTCTGTCATTGATGAGTTAGTGGTAACCGATACTATTCCATTATCTGAAGAAGCAAAAGCATTAGGTAAAATTCGTCAAGTTTCTGTATCAAGTATGGTTGCTGAAACAATTCGCCGTATCAATAACGAAGAATCAATTAGTGCCATGTTCGACAGTTACTTGTAA
- a CDS encoding DUF6636 domain-containing protein: MKKLLLICSLLSCALSVHANDYSDGYFAKTFKSPSGNIVCMGDSLDDEISELRQGVSCFIFNHQNIIKPTKDEQECPLDWTTGYTLERTGKGKYEGVCHGDIFWNYNAKALNYGQSIKGNGWQCNSKTTGITCTNTSGSGFHINKKSQKVW, from the coding sequence ATGAAAAAATTATTGCTTATTTGCAGTCTATTATCATGTGCTTTATCAGTGCATGCAAATGACTATTCTGACGGCTATTTTGCTAAAACTTTTAAATCTCCAAGTGGTAATATCGTTTGTATGGGAGATAGTTTAGATGATGAAATATCTGAGCTAAGACAAGGTGTTAGCTGTTTTATTTTCAACCACCAAAATATCATTAAACCTACTAAAGATGAGCAGGAATGCCCTTTAGATTGGACAACAGGTTACACGCTAGAGCGTACAGGTAAAGGGAAATATGAAGGTGTCTGTCATGGTGATATTTTTTGGAATTATAATGCCAAAGCATTAAATTACGGTCAAAGTATCAAAGGTAATGGTTGGCAATGTAACAGTAAAACCACAGGTATCACTTGTACAAATACATCTGGCTCGGGTTTTCATATTAATAAGAAATCACAGAAAGTTTGGTAA
- the ispE gene encoding 4-(cytidine 5'-diphospho)-2-C-methyl-D-erythritol kinase, giving the protein MLYSTPTIKVQSPAKINLFLHIVGRRENGYHNLQSIFQLIDLYDDITFIPTQHDDIHIIGDYGIIQQDNLIYKASQLLKPHAQQICGVDIILDKKIPMGAGLGGGSSNAASTLIVLNQLWQCHLTQQQLADYALQLGADVPFFIYGQNAWVEGIGEDIQPIELAESDYILLKPDCFISTQQLFLQKSLTRDSKISIFSDYQNQPSQFGNNFQPIAQKLYPEVDEALQFLNQFGQAKLTGTGSCCFVEIDKKLVDVEQILQQAPCKAYLVKSLQQSPLINFKLPI; this is encoded by the coding sequence ATGTTATATTCAACTCCAACTATCAAAGTTCAATCTCCTGCAAAAATTAATTTATTTTTACATATTGTAGGCAGACGTGAAAATGGTTATCATAATCTACAAAGCATATTTCAACTGATTGATTTATATGATGATATAACTTTTATACCAACCCAGCATGATGACATTCATATCATTGGTGATTATGGTATTATCCAACAAGATAATTTAATTTATAAAGCAAGCCAACTGTTAAAACCACACGCTCAACAAATTTGTGGGGTAGATATTATTTTAGATAAAAAAATTCCTATGGGTGCAGGTCTTGGCGGTGGCTCATCAAATGCGGCGAGTACGCTGATTGTTCTTAATCAGTTATGGCAATGCCATTTAACACAACAACAACTCGCAGACTATGCCCTACAATTAGGAGCCGATGTACCTTTTTTTATCTATGGGCAAAATGCGTGGGTTGAAGGTATAGGCGAAGATATTCAACCGATTGAATTGGCTGAAAGCGATTATATTTTACTCAAACCAGACTGTTTTATCAGCACTCAACAGCTTTTTTTACAAAAATCATTGACAAGAGATAGTAAAATCTCTATATTTAGCGACTATCAAAATCAACCATCTCAATTTGGTAATAATTTTCAGCCTATTGCACAAAAATTATATCCTGAAGTTGATGAAGCATTACAATTTCTTAATCAATTTGGTCAAGCTAAATTGACAGGTACAGGAAGTTGTTGTTTTGTTGAAATTGATAAAAAATTAGTTGATGTTGAGCAAATTTTACAACAAGCACCATGTAAGGCTTATTTAGTCAAAAGTTTACAACAATCACCATTAATTAATTTTAAACTACCAATTTAG
- the lolB gene encoding lipoprotein insertase outer membrane protein LolB: MSFSLNSYAKLTFISLSLSLTACQTLQPIQPTIHSQEQVENFAIQGKIGIRTPEQTNSAFYTWIQQNEQYSIELSGILGIGLTQINGDAQQVSLTNAQVGTITAPTAEELLKQATGWIAPISNLKFWIQAQARHASAQVQYDTQQRPTIIVEDDWQVELDYNDLNTKPYRLILTQTIENNKQNRITMIIQNR; encoded by the coding sequence ATGTCATTTTCATTAAACAGCTATGCCAAACTTACATTTATTAGTCTTAGTTTAAGTTTAACTGCCTGTCAAACTTTACAACCTATTCAACCAACTATTCATAGTCAGGAACAAGTCGAAAATTTTGCTATTCAAGGTAAAATTGGCATTCGTACACCTGAACAAACCAATAGTGCATTTTATACTTGGATACAGCAAAATGAACAGTATAGCATTGAATTATCAGGTATTTTAGGTATTGGTTTAACCCAAATTAATGGTGATGCACAACAAGTTAGTCTAACTAATGCCCAAGTCGGCACCATTACTGCACCTACCGCAGAAGAATTACTTAAACAAGCAACTGGTTGGATTGCTCCTATTAGTAATTTAAAGTTTTGGATTCAAGCTCAAGCACGCCATGCATCTGCTCAAGTACAATATGATACACAACAACGCCCAACAATTATTGTAGAAGATGACTGGCAAGTAGAATTAGATTATAATGATTTAAACACTAAACCTTATCGCTTAATTTTAACTCAAACCATTGAAAATAATAAACAAAATCGTATTACAATGATTATTCAAAATCGTTAA
- a CDS encoding tetratricopeptide repeat protein: MLFSSNIWANSANLSKNHTNTTQTSQKQAKITQKNALELAFIGEFHAQNGDLTSAVDAYTPLALYTPSTSAKRRALELSLEDHQLDIAFIVADTWVKQEPKDVPALFYLAHTTLKTHRYTRFAQVLENILQIDKNANLDQILTGILPENQQDRLELLETLKQIKYSNNPSLLVLIATLQAQEQQFNEALINVNKALRKRPKTTSFILLKANLLIAMEHYDEALKWLKKSNNRYKRNPDIRLAEIQLLIEKNQEDVALQRIENALKYNPNADDILFLASLTNIDHQRYQKAEQYLLKIQQSERYHNDANYYLGINAERQKHLEDALIYYRQVDGNLYMASRQAMIKIYQQLNQVDEAIRFLTQERVNYPSHASFLYQAQADLLQQVGRKQQALQLLQEASQDLAEDPDLLYAQVLLLNPYQEQKRLDQVLNQLLLLEPNNPNYLNAYAYTLALQNRDLKRARTFAENALAQDPTQPSFLDTLGYIAFLQNDFKTAIQSLSQAYEYAPSASIGTKYAHALYMHGNLDKFTQLVQQLKQKYPDNEQILQLDMLILPDHHQSESSNSKS, translated from the coding sequence ATGTTATTTAGTTCAAATATTTGGGCTAATAGTGCAAATTTATCAAAAAATCACACGAATACAACGCAAACTAGCCAAAAGCAAGCCAAAATAACGCAAAAAAATGCTTTAGAATTAGCATTTATCGGTGAATTTCATGCCCAAAATGGTGATTTAACATCAGCAGTTGATGCCTATACACCTTTAGCACTTTATACACCATCAACCAGTGCCAAACGTCGTGCCTTAGAATTAAGCCTTGAAGATCATCAATTAGACATTGCCTTTATTGTTGCGGATACTTGGGTCAAACAAGAACCCAAAGATGTCCCAGCGTTATTTTATCTAGCCCATACAACGCTTAAAACGCATCGTTATACACGTTTTGCACAAGTTTTAGAAAATATTTTACAAATTGATAAAAACGCCAATCTCGACCAGATTTTAACGGGGATTTTGCCTGAAAATCAGCAAGACCGTTTAGAACTACTAGAAACTTTAAAACAGATTAAATATTCTAATAATCCATCATTATTGGTGCTAATTGCAACCCTACAAGCACAAGAGCAACAATTTAATGAAGCATTAATCAATGTCAATAAAGCCTTGCGTAAACGTCCTAAAACAACCAGTTTTATTCTGCTTAAAGCAAACTTACTGATTGCGATGGAGCATTATGATGAAGCATTGAAATGGCTGAAGAAATCTAATAATCGTTATAAACGTAATCCTGATATTCGCCTAGCAGAAATACAGCTTTTAATTGAGAAAAATCAAGAAGATGTCGCATTACAACGTATTGAAAATGCTTTAAAATATAATCCTAATGCAGATGATATTTTATTTTTAGCGAGCTTAACTAATATTGACCATCAACGTTATCAAAAAGCCGAACAATATTTATTAAAAATTCAACAATCTGAACGCTATCACAATGATGCAAATTATTATTTAGGCATTAATGCGGAGCGTCAAAAACATCTTGAAGATGCATTAATTTATTATCGTCAAGTTGATGGTAATTTATACATGGCATCACGACAAGCAATGATTAAAATCTATCAACAGCTCAATCAAGTTGATGAAGCGATTCGTTTTTTAACCCAAGAGCGGGTAAATTATCCATCTCATGCTAGCTTTTTGTATCAAGCACAAGCAGACTTATTACAACAAGTAGGACGTAAACAACAAGCTTTACAATTATTACAAGAAGCAAGTCAAGATTTAGCCGAAGACCCAGATTTACTTTATGCTCAAGTGCTATTACTCAACCCATATCAAGAGCAAAAACGCTTAGACCAAGTGCTTAATCAACTACTTCTGCTTGAGCCTAATAATCCAAATTATTTAAATGCTTATGCCTACACACTTGCTTTACAAAACCGTGATTTAAAACGTGCAAGAACATTTGCTGAAAATGCACTCGCACAAGACCCAACCCAACCTTCATTTCTGGATACTTTAGGTTATATTGCCTTTTTACAAAATGATTTTAAAACCGCAATTCAAAGTTTATCACAAGCTTATGAATATGCACCAAGTGCAAGTATTGGTACTAAATATGCTCATGCACTCTATATGCATGGCAACTTAGATAAGTTTACACAACTAGTACAACAGCTTAAACAAAAGTATCCTGATAATGAACAAATTCTACAGCTTGATATGTTAATTTTACCTGACCATCATCAGTCAGAAAGTTCAAATTCTAAATCATAA
- the hemA gene encoding glutamyl-tRNA reductase has protein sequence MKSFFVLGVNHHSASVELREKVAFNAERLIMVLSQQANQPILNDLVVVSTCNRTEIYAITSNIKDILAWFAQVNALALDELKKHIYYHENAQAVTHLMRVASGLDSLMLGEPQILGQVKNALNYSKEAGTVSKELNRIFEYAFFAAKKVRSETEIGAHAISMGYAVAQLALQVFHQAQDLTILIVAAGEMNSLVARHLAQMQVKHMIICNRTRERAELLASELRQRIDVEVIDFADLKQHLHRADVISSCTGSLQPVIFYDDIKSALKQRRYQPMLLVDLAVPRDIDAEIEQLDEVYLYGIDDLQGVIDENLAQRRQAAVEAEFMVNHLATQFITQQKAHQAGDIIYQYRQYGQRMADMELATALAQVQQGESIEQVLQQFAYRLSHKLLHPTSKLLRQSAQQDNPEIYQWIEQEMSDILTHGRETKIKYQQN, from the coding sequence ATGAAGTCTTTCTTTGTTTTAGGTGTTAACCATCATTCTGCGTCAGTTGAATTGCGAGAAAAGGTCGCATTTAATGCCGAACGCTTAATAATGGTCTTATCACAACAGGCAAATCAACCGATTTTAAATGATTTGGTGGTGGTTTCTACATGTAACCGCACAGAAATCTATGCTATCACGTCTAATATTAAAGATATTTTAGCATGGTTTGCTCAAGTAAATGCTTTGGCTTTAGATGAGCTAAAGAAACATATATATTATCATGAAAATGCACAAGCAGTAACGCATTTAATGCGTGTAGCGAGTGGTTTAGATTCATTGATGTTAGGCGAACCACAAATTTTAGGGCAAGTGAAAAATGCGTTAAATTACTCTAAAGAAGCAGGGACAGTATCAAAAGAGTTAAATCGTATTTTTGAATATGCATTTTTTGCAGCGAAAAAAGTGCGTTCAGAAACAGAAATCGGAGCCCATGCAATTTCAATGGGGTATGCCGTTGCCCAATTAGCCTTACAAGTTTTTCATCAAGCACAAGATTTAACCATATTAATTGTCGCCGCTGGAGAAATGAACAGTTTAGTGGCTCGCCATTTGGCTCAAATGCAAGTTAAACACATGATTATTTGTAATCGTACACGTGAGAGAGCTGAGCTATTGGCAAGTGAATTACGTCAAAGGATAGATGTAGAGGTGATTGATTTTGCTGATTTAAAACAACATTTACATCGTGCTGATGTGATTTCAAGTTGTACAGGAAGTTTACAACCTGTTATTTTTTATGATGATATTAAGTCAGCTTTAAAACAACGCCGTTATCAGCCAATGTTATTGGTTGATTTGGCTGTACCACGTGATATCGATGCCGAAATTGAGCAACTTGATGAAGTGTATTTATATGGTATTGATGACTTACAAGGTGTGATTGATGAGAATTTAGCACAACGCCGTCAAGCTGCGGTAGAAGCTGAATTTATGGTGAATCATTTAGCGACACAATTTATTACACAACAAAAAGCACATCAAGCAGGAGATATTATTTATCAATATCGTCAGTATGGGCAACGTATGGCAGATATGGAGCTTGCAACTGCTTTAGCACAAGTACAGCAAGGTGAATCAATCGAACAAGTACTACAACAATTTGCTTATCGTTTAAGTCATAAATTATTGCACCCAACATCTAAATTATTACGTCAATCTGCTCAACAAGATAATCCAGAAATTTATCAATGGATAGAGCAAGAGATGAGTGATATATTAACACATGGGCGAGAAACAAAAATCAAATATCAACAAAATTAA